The Sphingomonas sanguinis nucleotide sequence CGATGGCCAATCCGCGCCGCCCCGAGGCGATCGGCGCGATGATCGAGGATGCGGTGAAGAATGGCGCACGCAAGCTGACCGGCGGCGAAGCCCAGGCCGGTAACGGCTTCTTCTTCTCGCCCACCGTGCTGGCCGATGTGTCGCTCGACGCCAAGGCGATGAACGAGGAGCCGTTCGGCCCGATCGCGCTGATCCGCCCCTTTGCCACCACCGAGGACGCCATCGCGGAAGCCAACCGCCTGCCCTTCGGCCTGGGCGCCTATTGCTTCACCGAGAATGGCCGCCGCCAGAATCAGCTCGCCGACGAGATCGAGGCGGGCATGGTCGCGATCAACACCGTTCGGCTCAGCTGGGGCGATGCGCCTTTCGGCGGGGTCAAGGAAAGCGGCTATGGTTCGGAAGACGGGCCAGAGGGCATCGCCAACCATATGATTACCAAGGCGGTTCACATCGCCTGATAGGAAGATTGGGGTCAGGCTCGCGCGCGATAGGCCGCGCGGGCCGCCTCCACTTCGGGCTGATGCGTATCCGCCCAGCGGATCAGCGCCCGCATCGGCCCCAGGAACGACCGGCCCAGATCGGTCAGGCTATACTCCACCCGTGGCGGCACCTCCGCATAGACGGTCCGCTCGACGAAACCATCCTCCTCCAGCCGCCGCAGCGTGCGCGACAGCATCTGTTTGGACACATCGCCGATCCGCCGCAGCAGGACGTTGAAGCGCAACGTTTCCGGCTCCAGCGCGGCGAGGATGAGCAGGCTCCACTGATCGCCGATCCGGTCCAGCACATCGCGGATCGGGCACCCGCCCTCTCCGGTCGGTGGGGCGGTCACGTCCATGTGACCTGGTCCTTGGACAATGACGTCTTGTGGCGCGGGATGACTGTGCATATTCATGGTCTACAATCCAGACCATCGAAAGGAAAGAGCATGAAGATCGCGCTGATCGGAGCCTCGGGCAATGCGGGCTCGCGGATCCTGCAGGAATTGTCGGATCGCGGCCACGCCGTGACCGCCATCGCCCGCACGCCCGAGCGGATCGCGGCGCTGCCCGGCGTCACCCCCGTCGCAGGCGACCTGAGCGACACGGCCGCGCTGGCCGAGACGCTGCGCGGGCATGATGCGGTGATCAGCGCGGTGCATTTCCTCGTCACCGATGCCCAGGCCCTGATCGACACCGTCCGCGCCTCGGGCGTGAAGCGCTATCTGGTCGTCGGCGGCGCAGGCAGCCTGGAAGTCGCGCCCGGCCAGCGCCTGATCGACCAACCGAACTTTCCGGAGGCGTATAAGGCGGAGGCGAGCGCGGGTGCTGACTTCCTCGACCTGCTGCGCGGTGTGGAGGATCTGGAGTGGACCTTCCTTTCGCCCTCGGCGATGTTCGTCCCCGGCGAGCGGACGGGGCAATTCCGGCTCGGTACCGACACGCTACTGTCCAACGAGCAGGGCAGCAGCATCTCGTTCGAGGACTATGCCATCGCGCTGGCCGACGAAATCGAGCAGCCCCGCCACATCCGCCAGCGCTTTACGGTCGGTTATTGAGGAACTTACACAGTCGGGGCTGCACACGCGGCCCCGACTGCCAAAAAAATGTCAAAAACCCCCTTGGCAGGTCGGACATGCCCGGCTAATAGCCGCCCCACCAGACGGGGACACGCTCCCCGCCGTGCCGCAGACCGGCATCGGACGCATAGCTCAGTTGGTAGAGCAGCTGACTCTTAATCAGCGGGTCCTTGGTTCGAGCCCAAGTGCGTCCACCATTCAATCAAAAAAGTGCGAAAGAGCGATTTCGCGAAGTCAGTAAACTCCACGATTTAAACGCTCGGTGAAGCGAGCCATACCTTCGGCAGATCGTCGATGTTGATCGTCTTCCAACGTCATTGGCTCGTTTACAGGCTCGATCGCGTAGATTGCGACGCCATCAAAACGCTCGTTACAAACGGGGCATCTAACCTTACGCGGCGAGTTGTCTTTGACGGTAAATGTCAGGCGTCCATCTCTTAATTCGCATGTAGGGCAGACCGGCAGGCCCGTAGGCTGGCCGCTATTATCAGCCTTATACTTGAAGCCGCCGCGCCCCATGACAAGCAACGCTTGACCTGCAAGCGTTGCCTTCAACCGTTCAAACTCAGCATCTTTTTCTAATGCCGCCTCTCGCGCCGCCACTAACTCGAGGCGAGCATCGCTTAGCGCGGTCATGAGCTCGGCAATCTGGACCTTATAGGCCGCAGCGTCCCAGCCCTTCTCTACGGCTCGAAGCCCTTTGGCTACATCAAGAGCCTGCCCGACGGCAGCAATCGCTTCCATGATCGGCATAACATCTCCCGCACATGACCATTAAAAGCTACAGGTCGATCACTGGCCCGAATTATTAGGCCTAGAGGCCCCCTGCCCCGAAGGCGGCACCGGCGGGGTGGACGACTTCGCATCGCTCACCGCCTCGTCATACCAGCGCGATAGATCGGCCTTCATGCGGCGTAGCGCATCGGGGTTGAGGTAGGTCATGTGCCCAGCCGGATAATAGGTGAAGCGCAGATTGGCCTGCTGCGCGGGCTCCAGCATCATATGGCCCAAGTCGTTCTCGGTGCCGAAGAATGGGGTCGCCATGTCGTAATAGCCGTTCATCGACAGCACCTTGAGATACGGGTTCGCGCGCATCGCAGCGCCCAGGTCGATCGCGGTATTCGGATTGTTCTGCCCGCCGTCGGGCGACTTGTGCTTCCAGTTCCAGGTCCAGCCCGCCGCCTCGCGCGCCGACAGGCGATAGGGAAGTTCGGTCTTGTAGCCGAGCGTGGACTGCAGATAGTCCTGGAAGGACGCGATATAAGCCCCTGAAATAGCGTCGGAAGAAGCATCCGTCTCCGGTGCCTCGCCCGCCGCGTCGGTATCGATGCCGAGATAACGCGAATCGAACCGCCCCACCGTGCGCGCCGACCCGCGCAGCAATTCCTTCTGGAAACGCGGCAGGTCGATGCGCAGGTTCGCGCGCTTGATATAGTCGGGCGAGATGCCGATCAGGCGGCTCATCTGCTCGGCGATCTGGTCGCGCTCCTGCGGCGAGATGCTCTGCCCCTTGGCCAGCGCCGACATATACGGGCCGACCGCGAAGGCACGGGCTTGCGCCACCACGGTCGCGACATCGGCTGGGCGATCGGCCAGGCGGTTGTGATACCAGGCGGTCGCAGCATAGCTGGGCAGGTAATTGAGATAGACCTGATCCAGCCCAGGCTGCCGATAGCCGTAATTCATGATCGAGCTGAGCAGCACGACGCCGTTCAGCGCCACGCCCTTTTCCTGCAACTGATAGGCCAGCGCCCCCGAGCGCAGCGTGCCATAGCTCTCGCCCAGCAGGAATTTCGGGCTCATCCAGCGGCCATATTTGGTGACGTAACGCTGGATCGCGCCCGCAAAGACATCGACATCCTCGTCGACGCCATAGAATTGCGCGGGCTTCATATCGCCCAGCGGCCGCGAATAGCCGGTACCGATT carries:
- a CDS encoding NAD(P)-dependent oxidoreductase, with product MKIALIGASGNAGSRILQELSDRGHAVTAIARTPERIAALPGVTPVAGDLSDTAALAETLRGHDAVISAVHFLVTDAQALIDTVRASGVKRYLVVGGAGSLEVAPGQRLIDQPNFPEAYKAEASAGADFLDLLRGVEDLEWTFLSPSAMFVPGERTGQFRLGTDTLLSNEQGSSISFEDYAIALADEIEQPRHIRQRFTVGY
- a CDS encoding S10 family peptidase, producing MTAPLAAQEEGERKAAHHEAAKAEAEAAWARAPLEETEVRHRDSVTINGRAYPYIASAGTLTVRDIEGKPTASMFYTAYTLDGTKPGTKRPVTFLYNGGPGSPSFWLRMGSFAPIRIRTTSPEFVRPAPYDVGPNPDSLLDKTDLVFLDAIGTGYSRPLGDMKPAQFYGVDEDVDVFAGAIQRYVTKYGRWMSPKFLLGESYGTLRSGALAYQLQEKGVALNGVVLLSSIMNYGYRQPGLDQVYLNYLPSYAATAWYHNRLADRPADVATVVAQARAFAVGPYMSALAKGQSISPQERDQIAEQMSRLIGISPDYIKRANLRIDLPRFQKELLRGSARTVGRFDSRYLGIDTDAAGEAPETDASSDAISGAYIASFQDYLQSTLGYKTELPYRLSAREAAGWTWNWKHKSPDGGQNNPNTAIDLGAAMRANPYLKVLSMNGYYDMATPFFGTENDLGHMMLEPAQQANLRFTYYPAGHMTYLNPDALRRMKADLSRWYDEAVSDAKSSTPPVPPSGQGASRPNNSGQ
- a CDS encoding winged helix-turn-helix transcriptional regulator, which encodes MDVTAPPTGEGGCPIRDVLDRIGDQWSLLILAALEPETLRFNVLLRRIGDVSKQMLSRTLRRLEEDGFVERTVYAEVPPRVEYSLTDLGRSFLGPMRALIRWADTHQPEVEAARAAYRARA